TGGCATAACCTAATTTTCCGAGCCAGAATATAAAACAGCTCAAATCAAACATCAGGGAAGATTATGGACCCTTTATTAGGTGCGCTAATCGCGGCAGCTACTGTGATTGCTTTACAAATTGCGACTTATAAGCCACCCAAAGAAACTAAGAAAATTAGTGTAGTAATTAGTGGTAAGACTTACGAGATTACTGAGAAATAAAGCTTGAAAAAACTGTTAATCACCGGAGCCAGTGGTTTTTTAGGTTGGCATCTATGCCAGATCGCTCAGCGTCAATGGGATGTCTATGGCACCTACTGTTCTCAAGCGATCGCTATTGCTGGGGTCACCACTCTCAAAGTTGATATCAGCGATTTTGTGGCCCTCAAGCACTTGTTTGAAACTGTGCAACCGGATGCAGTCATCCATTTAGCGGCGCAATCCAGCCCTAACTATTGCCAAACCCATCCCGAAACCTCTCATGCCATCAATGTGACGGCTTCTAGCAATATTGCGGGGCTTTGTAGCGATCGCGCCATTCCTTGCGTTTTTACTTCTACAGACCTGGTGTTTGATGGTCTCAATTCGCCTTACTGCGAAACTGATCCAGTCAATCCAGTGAATCTGTATGGTGAGCAAAAAGTTTTGGCAGAGGCAGGGATGCGATCGCGCTACCCCCAAACCGCTATTTGTCGGATGCCTCTGATGTTTGGGGAAGCCAGCCCCACGGCAAGCAGCTTTATCCAGCCGTTTATTCAAATGCTGCGATCGGAACAAGAACTGCGCTTATTCACTGATGAGTTTCGCACCCCTGCCAGTGGCACTACGGCGGCTCAAGGACTATTGCTAGCGTTAGAAAAGGTGCAAGGTTGCATTCATTTAGGCGGCAAAGAACGCATCTCTCGGTATGAGTTTGGTCGCTTACTGGTTGAGGTTCTTGACCTACCAAAAGCAGGACTCCAAGCTTGCCGCCAACAAGATGTCCAAATGGCCGCCCCTCGCCCCCCAGATGTGTCGCTGGATAGCTCGCTGGCATTTTCGCTAGGCTATGCGCCATTGTCTCTGCGGGAAGAGGTAGAGGCGTTGCGAGGTAAGGTCTAGCCTTCGATGATGCTTCTAGTTAGCGAACCGTGTATAACGGAGAGTAGACAAAACTAGCAAGCAGCTAGGGAGTGGAGCAACCTTGAGACAAGAAATAAAGTTTCAACTACCTCAACCAGCACTTGCAGAGTTTTGCCAACGATGGAAGATCAAAGAATTGTACTTTTTTGGCTCAGTATTGCGAGAGGACTTTAGACCTGATAGTGACATTGATGTTATGGTGACTTTTTCCGCAGATGCTACTTGGGGGCTCCTAGAGTTTGTCCGGTTGAAACGTGAGTTGAAAACGGTGTTAGGACGCGAAGTAGACTTGATTACGAAAAAGTCAATTGAGCAAAGCCACAACTGGATTCGTCGGCAAGAAATTTTAGAGACGGCTCAGCCTGTATATGTCACGGGATAAGGCATCACTGCTCGATATTGTCCAAGCAGGGCAACTGGTTCTGCAATTTTCTCAAGGATTTAGCCGCGAACAGTTGGAAGCAGATTTGCGATCGCAATCAGCAATCCTCTACCAAATTGCCATTATGGGAGAAGCAACGAAACGGCTATCCCGTGAATTTCGAGAACAATACCCTAACGTTCCTTGGGATGATGTTGCTGGGATGCGAGACGTGATCGCTCACCAATATGACCGCATTGATCTCGATATTGTTTGGCAAGTAATCCAACGCAACATCCCTGAACTTTTGGACATACTGATTCCACTATTACCTGTTCAAAAGGGCTAAGTTCGGAGTTCTCGCAGCATTTTGCTAGTGCCTTCGGCGATCGCTTTTTGCACCCATTCGAGAATTAGATCCGCTTGCTAGCGAGACCATTGCTGAAGGATGTAAGTGTAGAAGCGATCGCGATCGACTTGAGTCATCATGCGGATTTTGCGACCTCCGGGGAAAAGTTTGGTACGGCCTTGGCTGAGTCCGGTGGTGACGATCGCAGTTTCCACTTCTTGCAGTTCATAGAACTCTGGATGGGCCAGATAAGCCGTGGCGAGGACATCCCAAAAATAGTAATCCTGCGGAATCACCAAGGCGTAGCATTGACCCGCGAAGTCGGAGAGGCGATATTTGCGCTGCTTGGCGAGACGGTGAGCGAACTCTGACGTGACAGGGACTTGATTGGTGATATCCAAAGAGCACAGCACGATCGGAATATTACTTTGCCAAACGCGATCGATCGCGAAGGGGTCCCAGTAAGCGTTCCATTCAGCGGAACCATCTTGACCTGCTTCGATCGATTTCTCGACATTTCCCGGCACATTCACAGCGCCACCCATCCAGACAATCTCTTTGATTTTGGCTTCGATGTCTGGGGCAGTATCGAGGGCGATCGCTACTGTAGTTAATGGCCCTGTCACCAAAAGCGTCACAGGTTCGGCAGCTTCCCGCAGCGATCGCACCATA
This region of Trichocoleus desertorum NBK24 genomic DNA includes:
- a CDS encoding NAD(P)-dependent oxidoreductase, coding for MKKLLITGASGFLGWHLCQIAQRQWDVYGTYCSQAIAIAGVTTLKVDISDFVALKHLFETVQPDAVIHLAAQSSPNYCQTHPETSHAINVTASSNIAGLCSDRAIPCVFTSTDLVFDGLNSPYCETDPVNPVNLYGEQKVLAEAGMRSRYPQTAICRMPLMFGEASPTASSFIQPFIQMLRSEQELRLFTDEFRTPASGTTAAQGLLLALEKVQGCIHLGGKERISRYEFGRLLVEVLDLPKAGLQACRQQDVQMAAPRPPDVSLDSSLAFSLGYAPLSLREEVEALRGKV
- a CDS encoding nucleotidyltransferase family protein, with product MRQEIKFQLPQPALAEFCQRWKIKELYFFGSVLREDFRPDSDIDVMVTFSADATWGLLEFVRLKRELKTVLGREVDLITKKSIEQSHNWIRRQEILETAQPVYVTG
- a CDS encoding DUF86 domain-containing protein; translated protein: MSRDKASLLDIVQAGQLVLQFSQGFSREQLEADLRSQSAILYQIAIMGEATKRLSREFREQYPNVPWDDVAGMRDVIAHQYDRIDLDIVWQVIQRNIPELLDILIPLLPVQKG
- a CDS encoding nucleoside hydrolase, translated to MSKPLVLLDHDGGVDDYLSTLLLMTMGHLHPLGVVVTPADCYIQPAVSATRKIIDLVGREEVPVAASTVRGINPFPRLYRRDSWIVDHLPILNEPETIQTPLLPESGQDFMVRSLREAAEPVTLLVTGPLTTVAIALDTAPDIEAKIKEIVWMGGAVNVPGNVEKSIEAGQDGSAEWNAYWDPFAIDRVWQSNIPIVLCSLDITNQVPVTSEFAHRLAKQRKYRLSDFAGQCYALVIPQDYYFWDVLATAYLAHPEFYELQEVETAIVTTGLSQGRTKLFPGGRKIRMMTQVDRDRFYTYILQQWSR